The Oryza brachyantha chromosome 6, ObraRS2, whole genome shotgun sequence region AACCATGCATCCGGCCGTCCtccgcccctcctcctccgcgtgCTGTGTGACTGTGTGTGTGATGGGAGAGTGGAGCATGGCTTTTGTGCTTCCAAGTTTTTTAAGTCTTAAGTAGGATGATAGCTGCGTAGCTGGGTACTGTAGTGAACTTTGATGGCTTGCACTGTAGATGTTCGGatcaatactttttttttcctggccAGATTTGTTAGGCTGGAGGTATGATCCTCACTTCCTCCGGTATTTCTTCCGTCTGAGGAAGATGCaacaaaacctttttttttttagaataagGAATTTGTTATTTGCCTCTTGCTATTTGGGAGTGATCGGTCGTGCCAATCATCGCATGTTAGAATGGATTTACTGAAGGTTTTACCGGCGTACAAAAAGTTTCAACTATTTGTGCAAATGTTCTTTCCTGTTCTGTGATTAGATggttgcaggcttgcagctTGTGTGAAAAATCACCCTGCAATATGTAATAGCATGCCTGTGTTTGGGCAACCATCTTTGCAACAGGCAGAGATGACTGACCTGATACAGGAGAAGCAGGAGAAACTCTTTCTTTGACTGATCCTGTATAGTGGTAGAAGACCCATGGGTTCTGAGTTCTGACATAATAAGTCATATGTTGGTAATCTTGTTTTTCCATCTTTCTTTCATGAGCGCTTGACGTGCTTTTGAAATGTCGTTTTTTTCCAGGTCATTTTCTACCACCATAATAAGTGATATGTGGGTAATTTTGTTATTCCATCTTTCTTTCACGAGTGATTGATGCAGTTTTGAATGTCAAATTTTTTCCAGGTCATTTTCTACCACCATTATGTTCTATCCACCCAAATGGTAAAGGGCTTGATTCTTTGTCCAGCCAAAGGGCCCAGGGGCTTACCTTGGATCAATATCAGAAATTATTCGGTTGGAAATCCTCCTACCACAGGATACCACATCGACCAACAGCTAGTTCTGCTGATGCTTCTGGACAACCATTCCATTCTGGAGCTGAAGCACGTGATTCGGCAAGCATATGGAAGCCAATATCATCTTCTCTGGATGCATTTTACAGGTTTTCTCGGCCGCATACTGTCATAGGAACAGTTAAGTTGTGCTGCTATGTTTCATTTAGACGGACTTCAGTGTCCAACATAATTTAATGAATCTAATACCGTTGTGTTGTGCttcccttttgttttctcttgaactaagatattttgtttctttaatcAGGCGCTTAGCATAGTCTCAGTTTCACTACTAGCTGTTGAGAGTTTGTCCGATATGTCTCCCTTGTTCCTCACTGGTTTACTGGAGGTATAACTTGAAGCAGCACCTTTCTTTTATATTGCCCCAAGATGGATAAAGGTTCTTTCATTATACTGCATTTTCTTCTTGTGCAGGCAGTGGTAGCAGCTCTTTTCATGAACATCTATATTGTTGGTTTGAATCAGTTGTTTGACATAGAGATAGACAAGGTACTTTCAATCCACTTGATCTGTCTATTCAGAAAACAGTCTACTGGTATCTCTTACGTTAAGTTTTTACCTAATTGCACTATCTTTTACTATCTTGATTCCAAACTGTTTCGGCAGCTAATATTTCCTACTTCTTCAGGTTAACAAGCCAACTCTTCCATTAGCATCTGGGGAATATTCTCCTGCGACTGGAGTTGCACTGGTGTCAGCCTTTGCTGTTATGGTAAAGCATATCtttccaaaaaacaaaacttgtGTTAttctgacattttttttagtatatgGGTCATGAAGTGCTGAACTTGGTTCAAGtatatatgatttgttttCAGCATCCTTTTCAATGTTTGCATTTATAACTAGTGGTTTCCATTTGCAAGGAATAAAAATAGCACAATGGAGatacaactttcttatatggCTGAGCAGTTGCACTCCAGAAAGCTTATTACTCCTTATTACTATGTGCAGATAATTAATCTAATGCAGTTTGTCTCTACTTTGTGTTGCCGTGCTAATCTGATCAAAAgctataaataatttgtttattttggttcTTAGGCTGTCAGACTGATTCAGGGTGTGTTCTATGTGTGTATTGCAGAGCTTTGGCCTTGGATGGGCTGTTGGATCACGGCCTCTGTTCCTGGCACTTTTCATTAGCTTTATTCTTGGAACAGCATATTCGATCAATGTAAGagaaatatgtttttagttcACACTTGTATTTCTCAAATTCACAAGTAATTGTAGAACCAACGATCTGTAGATTCACAGTATGTCTTTACTCGGTGATGGTGATCTTATCTCATGTACTGTGATGCAAAAGCTTTAGTTTGACAACAacttatttctattttttcggGAATGTACTACCAATTATAAACCGAACAATGGCTCCAGAGGCTTAGTGGGCTTTTATCGATGGAAAGCTTACCTTTGCACTCTGTCTCCCTTCAAAGTTTACCATCCATaattaactttataatttttcaaaacatgGCTATGTTAAAAcgatcataaatattttctggTACTCCTTTCGGTGTATTTTTGGACATCCAATCCTCCACATATTTTTACTtggaaagaaaatagaaaagaaacagaTACTTTGAcacactttgttttttttattcctgcATGATTTTGGTTAGcactaatgttttttttttcatgaagtTAGCATTTTCCTGCACTTTTATGACCAAAAGAGCTGATGTTCCATTTTGTTCCTCAACAGCTGCCATTCTTGAGATGGAAGAGATCTGCTGTTGTTGCAGCACTTTGCATATTAGCAGTCCGTGCAGTGATTGTTCAGCTGGCATTTTTTCTCCACATTCAGGTTTGTCTTCCAGTGACAAATTTCAACATAACGAAAAAAATCATCGGTGAAAAGCAATAGATTTGTCAACTACAGTTGCATTTCCATGTGGATTATTCTCTAAAATTAGATTGTTTGGTCTGCTTGACTTCAtggtgccttttttttttactttacagACTCCTAATTTACAATATACTGACCTTTATTAGCACAGAGATATGCAGCTATCATGTGCTTTCTTGAAAGAATAGGGACTCCTTAGTTTTCACCTCTCATAATTTTGCTGGGAATGTGTCTTAAATAGAGTTGTTGTATATGTTTGGGTaatgtgattgtttgggtaaTGTGATATCTTTCATATCTTTTGAGTTTTAAATATGCCATGGCTGTTGATTAGCTGTAAGCCTGTAACTAGTATCCACCAAATAAGAGTAGATGTTTCTTTCTTGTGAGAATTACCGGCACATATCTATTCTTCTATGAGCTTTTACCATGGACTATCAGATATTACTGTGTAAGCAATAACTCAACATATGAACAGATAATTGCTTAGCATATAATCTTGTCTTAACATTCTGTTCATGCAAATATTTCAGACATTTGTTTTCGGAAGACCAGCAGTCTTTTCCAGACCATTGATTTTTGCAACTGCATTCATGACCTTTTTCTCAGTTGTAATAGCACTATTCAAGGTAACATTCTCTACGTATCTGGAACGTAACTCCATATGAAATCTATCTAAAAAGTAGTCAAATTTGCCTcaataaattttggcatgtCCCTGTAGGATATACCTGATATTGAAGGAGACCGTATTTTTGGTATTCGATCTTTCAGTGTTCGGTTAGGTCAAAAGAAGGTCAGTACAAATGCGAACTTCTAAGAGAAATACTCTTCAAGTTACTGATACAAACATCCGAACAGGTTTTCTGGATTTGTGTTGGTCTACTTGAGATGGCTTATTGTGTTGCAATATTGATGGGAGCTACTTCTGCCTGTTTGTGGAGCAGATACGCAACTGTATGGATCATATCCCTTGTGTCTCAGCAGCATTATTAGTGATTAGTTTTGGTTATGAACTatgatttctttattatttatgtatgCAAGTTGTTTTTTGAACACCAAATTAACTATATTAATCCAAACAGTATTAGAGTAGAATCAGTTATGGTTGATTACTCAGTTAAAAGAAATAATTGCCGTCAGTTCTGGGAGTTCTAGCATCTTAATTTGTCTGCAGAAGTCATTCCTTTCTTTGGCCCTTGTTTGGACGGTCCAATTCTGGCCTGGATTCCAGCCGGTGTCAATCGTTTTGGGCCAGGATCCTGCTTGGGTTTGGACCATCCAAACAAAGCTTAACTGTTTGGTTGGGTACTATTTCTTTATGAAAATGGTTCTGAATTTTGTGCCCGGAAGCCCACGGCTGTGTGTTTTGCTGAATTCACCTTCTACCTCTTGTGGTTAACTTTGTTTTAGCTGTCCAGGTTTTCCCTACAATGCAGTTCTATTAATTAACCTGGCGCCTGTCAGGCTGTCACGGACTGTAATATATGCTTCTTACTGGTTTGATAGTGAGCATTGGAATGCTATTCTTCTTTTCAGGTGTTGGGGCATGCAGTCCTTGCTGCAATCTTATGGAACCGTTCGCGATCACTTGATTTGACCAGCAAAACTGCAATCACTTCTTTTTACATGTTTATCTGGAAGGTAATTAGCTTGCCTTAAGTCTCTGCTCCTAATCTTTCACCCACTTGTCCTCGACAAATTCCTGCTACTTACTACTGACTACTGTACTCCCTAGCTCAATCAATTGGTTGTTTACCTTCTGCAGCTCGCGTATCCCGATTCCTGAAACAATCCAGCCCCTAATTAACACTAACACATTTACTTCCCCCACATGGTCTGTGCAGCTGTTCTACGCGGAATATCTCCTCATTCCTCTTGTAAGATGACGAAGACGACAAAGTTGATTACTCCAGGTACGGGACAGCTTTGAGAGCCGGAGTAAACTCGCCTCTGATATCTCTGGAAAGCTCAAAACAAAACTCGTCAATTCAG contains the following coding sequences:
- the LOC102721852 gene encoding probable homogentisate phytyltransferase 1, chloroplastic → MDSLRLRPSLLAARPGTAAAAPPPALPRRGHFLPPLCSIHPNGKGLDSLSSQRAQGLTLDQYQKLFGWKSSYHRIPHRPTASSADASGQPFHSGAEARDSASIWKPISSSLDAFYRFSRPHTVIGTALSIVSVSLLAVESLSDMSPLFLTGLLEAVVAALFMNIYIVGLNQLFDIEIDKVNKPTLPLASGEYSPATGVALVSAFAVMSFGLGWAVGSRPLFLALFISFILGTAYSINLPFLRWKRSAVVAALCILAVRAVIVQLAFFLHIQTFVFGRPAVFSRPLIFATAFMTFFSVVIALFKDIPDIEGDRIFGIRSFSVRLGQKKVFWICVGLLEMAYCVAILMGATSACLWSRYATVLGHAVLAAILWNRSRSLDLTSKTAITSFYMFIWKLFYAEYLLIPLVR